The genomic window TTTCCGTGCAGTCAGTGAACTCCAAAACCGTTGCTTCTTCTCTGTATATTGCAACTGTTTCAGGACATTGTCATCTTCTGCCAAAGAAGCCTTGAGATTCACTGTTCTCCGGAGAAGCTGACGGGTCGTCGAGCTCAACATCGTGGATAAAGGCTCCATGCCAGGGGAGCGACCGGTTTTCCGATCAGCACTCCCGATATTAAACACAATCGAGTGTTGGCTGACCTTGATCGATTATAAGTGAACGTAATGAATGCCGATACTGCGGTCTCAAATTGAGTTGTGCATTTCATATGGCTGATGGCAGGTTATTAGAGGAGGGAGATTTTAGAAAGGTCAAACAAAGATACGGGCCAATGAGCCACACATGGACAGCCACCCTAAGCCATGGCATGCATGAGTTTAGACGCCTACTCTGTATACGCAAATTAGCGCCACACGCCGtgcgggagcgggagcgggcCTGACCGCAGGGTATCAAGATTCATTGCTGCCACGAGAACTGAAAGAACAATGCTCCTCCAGCATCATGTTTTTATATTCCCATACAACCAAGCCAGGGACATTATTTATCAGTCTGCTGCTTCAATCTCCAGTTAAATTGATACCATTTCAAGGTGTTACAATCCTTCATCTTGAGAAATGTAATCTTCTATAAATGAGTTTCCCAAGGCTATAATGCTAAAATGACTCTGAGCAACTCGGTGCCACGGTATTTCACAGCTTGCTCTGTCAGAGACACCTTGTCCTTGTGGCTTTAACCTAAGGACATAATCGTGTGGTCATACTAAACACGACAAGACTATTAAAATCACCATCATTAATGCACTCGACTTCATAGTTAGTGGTCTCTGAGTGCAACCAACAATACAGCTAACGCGACATCGTATTTGATGTATTTCAAGCAGCCTCAACCAACACTCGACTTCTTCTAACCCTTCTTTCTAACATCAGCAGACTTCGCACAGCCAACAGTATAATGGTACACAAATCGCATCCTACTTCTTCGTCTTTCCTTTGGTTTTGCCCTTGCTTTTGGGCGGGTCGTCCCCGTCATTATCTGCGGCAGCTTTGGTGGCAGACTTCTTGGCGGGTTTCTTCTTGGGCTGCTTGATATACTTGTCCTTCTTGAGATCAATTTCATCTTCGTCGACGTCTGGAACTTCAGCCGCCTGTCcatcgtcttcctcttcaatAGCTTCTTCCAAGTCGGGCACTTCCTTTGTCTGCTTCTTGGGTGCAATAACATTGCTCGCTTTCATAAACGGGACAGGGTGGTTCATTGAATTGTATCTTGAGGCACGTCAGTGGTTGGCTCTACTTCTTCTTAGCATCATGCTTCAACTTACGTTCTCGTGAAGGCAGCCTTTGTCTTCGATTCAATAGAAACCTTCTCTTCTGTCATTGGTCCAACTCCAAGCTCCTGAATGGCATCAAAGTCTTCTCTGGTGAGGAAGTAGCTGTCCATGAGATCAATGACCTCGGGCACCGCATTCGTTCCTTCATTTTCCAAGCGGTTCACAAGCTGTTTCCAGAGCACAGGCAGATACTGCTGTCGGACCTCGTTGTGGTCGCCCGAGGACTTGAGACGCATGTGCGAGTGAATCTCGCGGGCATATCTGCCCAATTTGCCCTGCTTGCTAAAGTTGCCTAGCCAGGACGTAAAGTTGGATCCCAACAGCTGTCCAGAAATGAAGCTTGCCGGTCGGACGGTGCTGAATACCGCATGAGTAGGCATCAGACTCCAGTGTTGCTGAGGGCCGTGAATCATGCGATCAACGAGGTCACCGTCGCTGATACTCTCAGCTGCCTGATCAAACAGCTCCAGAGCTTTCAACTGTTCCTCCCGCTTATTGTATCCTTTCCCATTTAGTGCCATTGGCTTGGTTCGTAGATAGTTCTCTTGGATCATGAGGAAGCTGAACTCGTGATCGTTAAAGTACAGTTCAATCTTGTCATTTAGGGTTGCCTTGCTCGCGGGGGCGAAGAGACCGCTTCCGAGCATCTTTTGGCAAATATCCCAGGGCTTTAGGATCACATGCTTCTCCCACGCCTTTGTCATGGCCTTGCCCTCGTCAAAATTCATGGTCGTCTGGTCGAGTTTGGCGGTGGAAATCATGTTAATGATTTGTCGAATATCCTTGTTGCTGCCTTCGATCAAGGCATCAACCACCGGTGGAGGGAGCTTGAGGCCCTCGCGGTGGCAGATGGTCATGATTCTCGATCGCACTTGGTCAACTGTCGGTCTGTTGAATCTGATATCAAAAGCAACGTGGTCAAAGGGCTTCATCTTCGGGAGCCGACGTTCGTTACAGATGAGGATCAACGGGACCTCCGTCTTCTTGCAAAACTTGGCAAGAGCTCCAACACCACCTCGGTCACCGGCGGACATGCCGTCCACTTCGTCCATGACAAGCACGATCTTTTTCTTGGCCGCATCAACGGATTTGCCATCGCCAGCAAAGTATCCCAGCAAGGAGGTGTTATTCATAACATCGCTCACGCCGTTTTCGACCAGCTTCTTGCTCCTTACATCACTTGCATTGCTCTCCAAGACATCATAGCCTTCCAGCTTGGCGGCAAGATGAGCAGCAGTCGTTTTGCCAATGCCTGGCGGACCAGAGATGATTATGGCCCGCTCTCCGCCTAGACCGTCTGCGCCGCGTCGCTGAAAGTTGTACTTTTTAGCCTTGGGCCAATTTCGAAGCCAAGTTTGAATCTTTTCCACCTGAGCCTTGTTGCCGCAAATATGGCTCAGTTGCGTAGGGGCATACTTGGATGTGAGAAGCTGGGCGGCTTGGGCTGGCGCAggctgaggaggagggcCAGCAGCACCGCGGGCGctggctgcttcttgagCTGCCTTGACAGCTTCTGATTTTcgtttcttttcctctgctTCCATTTCCGCAATTTGCTGCTTCActttctcctcttccgcctttttcttctcctgcGCTTTCTGTGCCCCCTTGCCAGAGCCACCATAGGCAGGCAATTTGCGAATAAGGTCAAACAGACCGTTCTCGTCAATGGTCTTGATACCATGAGACTTGATCTTTGCCAGCTTGCTGGgcccggcatcatcaccaagaaCAACAAAACTCGTCTTGCCGCTTGGCTGACCTGTCACTTTACCGCCATAGCGCTTGACAAGTGCTTGGGCTTCATCCCGCCCGATCGTTTGCAAGACACCAGTGAAGACAAATGACAAACCAGAGAGGCACTCTTCCTCACCTTCTGGTAGGTCGGCTGACGCCACGGGTTGTATTGAAGCATtgcctcctccagcagcagctttcCTCCAGTCAAACTTGGCGTCAGGATCCTTTGggggtggtgttggcggtCTCACAGTGGCTACACTATCAAGGATATTTTGGATCTCTGAGTCTTCAGGCTCATCTGCCTTCTTGACTCGAGGAGCACGTGGTTTCGTCGCGGTTGGTTTCTTTCGAGGCAactcctcctcttcctcttccgaTTCCTGTTCCGGAGATTTGCGCTTCCTGCTAGCCGCTGGCGTAGCTCGACTGTTGGTTTTTTTGTCCTTCGCCGTTGCGGCCTGTCCACGACTGGCAACACGTTTCGGTTTCGGTAGTACCTCTTCTTCGGACTCTTCTTCAGCATAGTCATCGTTCTTACGTTTGTTTTGACCTTTGACATCGGCGGCATAAATATCGTCTCCATCGTTATCTCCATCATCTATGTatgcatcgtcatcatcgtcaacatGATGCTTCTTGTAGGATGTCgtgggcttcttcttcgctGGTGACCCATTTTGTACGGCTGCATCTGGCTTTTTATGTCGTGGACTTGCTCTGACAGGGATCTCCTCCTTAACTGGCGTTTTTGAGCTTCCCCTCTTTGGTGTTGATTGCTTGGAATTCGCCCTCTTCTTGGATGAAGCAAAGTAGTCGTCTGCGGAAATAACGACTCCTTGCGGTTCCGGATCACTACAAACATCAATCCCATGAATTGTCTCAATTGTCTCAACGGGGTAATTGTATATACGCACGTCTTCTTTTTCCTGGGAGCAGCCTTTACGGCTGGTTTGGTTTCCCTGGGTTTTAGTTAGTCTACTGTACGCCAATCGTGAaatcatgatgatgacgtACAcaacttcatcctcatcgctGTCCTCGACAACCTTTCGATTTTCTATACCACAAATTAGATGGGAGCATGTAGTGCACCATCGATAACAATCTTACTCGTTCGCTTTGATTTGGGAGCATCTTCACTCTTGGTCGGTGCGGGCTTGGGAGCTGCACCACCCTTGGGGGTGAAGAAGGACCGGATATCAGGCATACTGCGATGGGATAGAGTTGAAAATTTTGTCAATTCCAACGGAGACTCAACCAAAGGGCACCGGTACCCTTTTCATGGTCATTGAGCGGTGCTGCCTTGAGAACGAGTCGTCGTGATGTCCAGGCAAGCAATTGAGGAGCAGCATAGAAATTGTCCTGTGACGTGCACGTTGCTCCACTAGCGGACGCGAAGCTGACGCGAAGTCTGTGACCTGATCTTAATTGGCACCAGGCAAGTGCTCCAGTCTCGACCAGTGGTGGGGGCCTGAAATTTCTGGCCGCAACCAATAGGCTACACGGCATTGCTAGGGAAGATTTTCGAGAGCTCTTGATATGTGAGAGCGTCTGTCAACGACTAATTTCCAAACAATGGCGTCTGTCAACTCGTCAGCATTCCTCAATGCCTTCCGAGGGCTGAGAATTTGTGCTTCAATACCCCTGCGACAGATTCGAACTCCTATTTTACGTCAATCAAGGACTCTTGAGGCGGCAGCGCTGCTCCCAAATGTCCGGGCTTTTTCTACCACATCCCCCGTCCTCGGGACGTGGCTGGAACCAAGTTTGaacagaaagaagaagatggccaagGGTCGCCCGCGAGTAGCTACGGGCGGATCAACAAAGGGCACCACTGTCATTTGGGGCGACTATGGTCTGCGCATGATTGACCACCACAGAAGAATCAGCGCCAAGCAATTGAAGATGGCTGAGGACACAATCAAAGTGCGACTTCGAGGCGAGAAATACCGATTGTACAAGCGAAAGTGTTGCAATGTCGGTGTCTACGTCAGCGGTAACGAGGTGAGCAGAAGTTTTTTGCACGGGGTCCATAGACCTGTATCCTAACGTTTTCAGATGCGTATGGGTAAAGGCAAAGGTTCCTTTGATCACTGGGCAACGAGAATGGCCGTAAGCCAGGTGCTTTTTGAGATCAAGGGGCGAATTCACGAGCAGATTGTAAGAGATGCTTTCCGTCTGGCAGGAAACAAGTTGCCTGGTAAGTCTCATTTTCTCTCAAGCTACGTCGAACGGTGCGGCTAACAGTATGTAGGCCAGTGGGAATTTGTCAAGAAGGGCGACGCTCCTGTTGTTGGTATTACGAAGTTGGATGGAATTACTTTGGAGGATTTGAAGCGACCGAGGAGACAAATCGCACCGACCGAGTTGCTTCAGGCCTCTGCCTCTACGCCTGTTACCGAATCTGGCAGCACGAGTGACGCTTCTCGTTCGCCATGATAATTCCCATGGTATCGCCAAATTATTGTACAACAAAGGACAAGGCATGTAATATAGAATTGTATATAAAGGTGAAAGCAGAGATGCAAGGGGGTAGAATATATCTTCCCAGATACTGTATTGCAGGGTTTGTTTTGCTTGTAATATGTGCTACAGGTTCCTTGAGCTCTACTCGGAAACGCAAAGTTCCCATGCAAAGAAATTCCTCAACAAGAAAATAACATCACCTCAGCGATACGCCACATGCCATATTTTCCCATACATGAGGTAGTTTGCTGTATTATACGTAGTACTTAGGAACCTAGTAGTAGGAAAGTCCATGGCCCGTGTAGAGTAGTGGGTCCTGCTGGTACGTACCATCCCACTTACAGAAACCGGCTGCACTTAACGCGCCAACGCGTCTCCCCAATCTTCAAAAAGCTTCAACCTCAACCCACCACGCATCACCACTGCACGACGCCAACCGCAACAATGGCCCTCATAGTCGACAAGCATCGACCACGATCCCTCGACGCTCTCACATACCACCCAGAGCTCTCCCACCGTCTCCAATCTCTAGTTAGCAGCTCCCGTTCCTCCAACGCTGTCACTGACTGACCGACAAAACCAGGCACAAAGCGGCGACTTCCCGCATCTCCTCGTCTACGGCCCCTCGGGCGCCGGCAAAAAAACACGAATTGTAGCAACTCTCAAGGAGCTCTACGGACCAGGCGTAGAAAAGATCAAAATCGACTCGCGCGTCTTCCAGACCACCAGCAACCGCAAGCTCGAGTTCAACATTGTCACATCCGTGTACCACCTCGAAATCACACCCTCCGACGTAGGCAACTACGACCGGGTCGTCGTGCAAGATTTACTAAAGGAGGTCGCGCAGACGCAGCAGGTGGACCAGTCCGCCAAGCAGCGATTCAAGGTCGTTGTCATCAATGAGGCGGATCAGCTCTCGCGAGATGCGCAGGCGGCGCTGCGTCGAACCATGGAGAAGTACTCGCCCAACTTGCGGCTCATCCTGCTAGCGAATTCGACGGCAAACATCATCGCTCCGATTCGGTCAAGGACACTGCTTGTGAGAGTTGCCGCCCCGACGCACGAGGAGATTTGCAGCGTGTTGGCTATGTCTGCAAAGAAGGAGGGTTGGGGGGTGGTCAAGGGGTTGCACCAGAGGATCGCCATGGAGAGTGGGCGGAATTTAAGGAGGGCGTTGTTGATGTACGAGGCTGTCCACGCGCAAAAGtacgtctttttttttttcgtgtCTCCTTCCACAGGTCTAGGTTACACTGGTACAGGGGTTGCTGACTGACTGGGCGGGAATAACAGTGAGAAAGTGTCTGAAGATACGCCCATACCTCCAGCAGACTGGGAGGCTTTAATCGGCCAGATCGCCAAAGAAATCATGGATGAGCACACGCCGGCGCGAATCCTGCAAGTCCGCGCCAAGTTCTACGACCTGCTAACGCACTGTATCCCGCCTACGACAATTCTCAAAACCCTCACGTTCAAGCTCCTTAACCTAATTGACGACGGTCTCAAGGGCGAGGTGATTCAGTGGTCTGCGTTTTATGAGCATCGTATTAAGACGGGGACAAAGGTGATTTTTCATTTGGAGGCATTTGTGGCCAAGTTTATGCGTATTCTTGAGATGTATCTCATGAGTATGGAGATGTAATATGTAGATTAGCTGGGCGTTTAGGGTTCGTTCAATCGCAATGACGGATGGGTGTCATGTGCTGGCAGATGTTGCTTCTGCGAATTGATGACTAGGCGCAGCTGATGGGCCGCGGCTACAGTTGGGCAAGCACGCCGCTGTGTGTTCTGCATTGGCCATTAGCAGAATGCAATTGAAGGGGCCGGAGCCAAATGGTACAATCTATCCAGCTCAAGCCGAGCCCAGCCACGCGGTTGTGGTCATGTAACCTAACCGCTGAAGCGCTTTCAAATTTCCCTCATTCCGTTTCTGGTACCCCTGATGCAACTTCCTAGGCCCCTTGGTGGTAAAAACGATGCAACTATGTATCTGCTTCAATACCTAAAGTACCTACTTTAGTATTGCTTAGTTGGCAGGTCATTCCGTAGACATAGTTTCGTATTCGGGGCCTGGAACACGGGGAAGGACGTTTCTCAGTTCTACACATCCGTTGCCAAGCTCGAACACGGCCCCAAATAGACCTTCTAGCTGTGCGTCTACATCATCATGTCTGTCACTTGACATATTTTTCCGGACCTCTCCATGCCCAGGACCGGTTGGACCCCGACATCCAGGGGAAAGGTCTTGGTCTGACGTTTGTGGAGACTAGCGGACAGCGGAGGACTCGGGAGCCTGTTGAGCGACACTTTGATCCGGGCCAATGGATGTCGGAGGATGTCTGGTTAGCGATAGTCGATTCGATAGCGTTGTGCATGTTCCTGTATGATACTGCTGTTTCGGGTACCAGAATCTTTCTAGCCAGCACCACACTCTCCTAACATGGGCGCATATGCATCCTCCTCCTTAAGCATCCAGAAGGGTTTACGGTGTTCAGCCGGCTGGCCGCGGCATTTATACGGTACATCGCCAAAGGGAACTGGTTAGTACTTATACGCACCCAGAATGTaactacctagtaggtaggtacataTGCGTTGGCCGGGAAAATGTCTAGCTAGTCTACCTAGTGGCGTCGAGCAGGTAACAGTAAGATCAACAGCTCTGAATGCACACAGGAGTGCACATGAGTGAAGGGTGCCATGTCAGTTCTAGAAGCGGGGATTTCGTCAGAAGACGGTGCGAGGCAAAACGCAACTGGTCAGGACGGGACATCCTGGCACGACGCCACGTACATATTATACCTTAGTTCCTAGCATCCAATGAGTATGTCGATTGTACTCAAGTAGGTAGTACTAGAGTTATGTTAGTGCATGCTTGGCCATAGACGTACAGATCTTGTAGAGGCCAAGTTGATGCGGAGGGGTGGCGCGTGAGGTGCTACGACTGAGACCGCAAAGCTGATCTCTTCAGTTAGACGCTATTCTGTGATCCAATACTTTGCGCGGCGAGGTGTGCGTGGCGGCTGACTTCTCGTTACGCCATCATGATGCATTGCATCAAGTGCTTATGCTTGCGAGTAGCTTCATGCTGGACATTGATTCCAAGTGCCGAGGCaggctggccatgacgacgtgGACCTGCATGCGGAAATTTAAGTTTTGTTCTGGAATTAACTTGCAGCGACGAGTTCTTCGAAGTCAGAGATAAGATGGACCAATATTGGCCAACGACAACTTCATACCGTGAGGATATTATACCTTGATTCAGCACTGTGCAGTATCtccagaccagaccaaacCAGCTTGACCTTTTGCCAGTGGATAAAATAGGAAGGCGACAGCCAACAAGAGACTAGATTGTACAATGAGTTGTTTTCCTTATGTTGCAAATGGACAATAGCCCCTGCGTCTTGCCCACAAGGACGGTTCAGACGGGGCCAAAGTAACCGCTTTGGCAAAAGACTGCATACTACCAATAAGACGAGAAGCGAATAAGATGGTTGGATAGGTTGTGATGAGCAGGGTAGGTTGGATATGCCGGTTGTTACCATCGGCCAGGGGCATGGTGGAAGAATTTTGATTCTGGTCGTGGGGACCCTGGTTACGTACCTGCAACATGAAAGTGGGGAGAACCCATGGCATCTCTTTGTGTTGACTGCAGACGCATGCTACCACGACGGAAAGGAAAGAATTTGCGCAAGTTGAAAATGGAATGGAGCCTTGTCGAATCAATGACTTGCAAGAGGTCAAGGTCCAATACTGGCCGGCTCCTTCCCTTCAGTGTCATCTTGGGAAGCTGGGGCAAGCCTGCCCGGGTCGGAAAGGGCAAGACCCCGGATCTGAACGAGGCTCCGGCAGGACCAAGGGATCGGCTGCACCTGGGCGCGAGTGATGGTACTAATAACTTCTGCCCGGCGTCCCGGTTGTTCCGTGCCCAGTTACTCCGGccttggtacggagtactgcagACATAAAACGTCAAGATCAAGACATGGGAGATGTTGAGTGTTTGGCGTAGCCGCTCGTCCGCCGCCCGACAGATCTGGATCCGACTCGGGCGAAGGCAAGAACAAAGGGCACGGGCGGATGCCTCCACCCGTGGTATGAAATAATACTAGTAGGCCTTGACCTggtggccattggcgccatgatgggctTGCAGCAGAGGGCTTGGAGGCTGGAGGTCTCGGGGGAAAGGATGGTGTGCTGGAAGGGTTTAGTGGCTCGAGGTTAACGTAGCGTAGCGTAGTCCAGCTTAGCTTATCATAGCCTAGCTTCGTTTTTAAAGTCTAGCAATGTTGACTGAAGCGCTCCTCCTGATCAAGTGGGCGGTGCGTGCCTGCCTGCTGAAGGTGGTGACAGTGATGAGCTCTtccgtacatgtactgcGTAGGTGGCTACGTCCTGGTTGCTGCCGGTTGCAACTGCCCTGTCAGATCCAGTTTCGAATATTGGATGGAACCAGACGGGTCAATTGGTCGAATCCCGCGGCCTCCAGCAAGCCACAGGCATCTTCTGGATCAAaggcgacatctggacagCCCTGCACTCCATCCTCCCTACTCCCCGGCCCTGCAATCAGCATCGTGTGCTCGGCAAGGTGGATGTCGATGTGCAACTCTGGGGGACAGGATTGGACAGCAATGGCAGGTTACGGAGCA from Metarhizium brunneum chromosome 2, complete sequence includes these protein-coding regions:
- the rfc1 gene encoding Replication factor C subunit 1, encoding MPDIRSFFTPKGGAAPKPAPTKSEDAPKSKRTKNRKVVEDSDEDEVVETKPAVKAAPRKKKTDPEPQGVVISADDYFASSKKRANSKQSTPKRGSSKTPVKEEIPVRASPRHKKPDAAVQNGSPAKKKPTTSYKKHHVDDDDDAYIDDGDNDGDDIYAADVKGQNKRKNDDYAEEESEEEVLPKPKRVASRGQAATAKDKKTNSRATPAASRKRKSPEQESEEEEEELPRKKPTATKPRAPRVKKADEPEDSEIQNILDSVATVRPPTPPPKDPDAKFDWRKAAAGGGNASIQPVASADLPEGEEECLSGLSFVFTGVLQTIGRDEAQALVKRYGGKVTGQPSGKTSFVVLGDDAGPSKLAKIKSHGIKTIDENGLFDLIRKLPAYGGSGKGAQKAQEKKKAEEEKVKQQIAEMEAEEKKRKSEAVKAAQEAASARGAAGPPPQPAPAQAAQLLTSKYAPTQLSHICGNKAQVEKIQTWLRNWPKAKKYNFQRRGADGLGGERAIIISGPPGIGKTTAAHLAAKLEGYDVLESNASDVRSKKLVENGVSDVMNNTSLLGYFAGDGKSVDAAKKKIVLVMDEVDGMSAGDRGGVGALAKFCKKTEVPLILICNERRLPKMKPFDHVAFDIRFNRPTVDQVRSRIMTICHREGLKLPPPVVDALIEGSNKDIRQIINMISTAKLDQTTMNFDEGKAMTKAWEKHVILKPWDICQKMLGSGLFAPASKATLNDKIELYFNDHEFSFLMIQENYLRTKPMALNGKGYNKREEQLKALELFDQAAESISDGDLVDRMIHGPQQHWSLMPTHAVFSTVRPASFISGQLLGSNFTSWLGNFSKQGKLGRYAREIHSHMRLKSSGDHNEVRQQYLPVLWKQLVNRLENEGTNAVPEVIDLMDSYFLTREDFDAIQELGVGPMTEEKVSIESKTKAAFTRTYNSMNHPVPFMKASNVIAPKKQTKEVPDLEEAIEEEDDGQAAEVPDVDEDEIDLKKDKYIKQPKKKPAKKSATKAAADNDGDDPPKSKGKTKGKTKK
- the MRPL16 gene encoding mitochondrial 54S ribosomal protein uL16m, which produces MASVNSSAFLNAFRGLRICASIPLRQIRTPILRQSRTLEAAALLPNVRAFSTTSPVLGTWLEPSLNRKKKMAKGRPRVATGGSTKGTTVIWGDYGLRMIDHHRRISAKQLKMAEDTIKVRLRGEKYRLYKRKCCNVGVYVSGNEMRMGKGKGSFDHWATRMAVSQVLFEIKGRIHEQIVRDAFRLAGNKLPGQWEFVKKGDAPVVGITKLDGITLEDLKRPRRQIAPTELLQASASTPVTESGSTSDASRSP
- the RFC5 gene encoding Replication factor C subunit 5, translating into MALIVDKHRPRSLDALTYHPELSHRLQSLAQSGDFPHLLVYGPSGAGKKTRIVATLKELYGPGVEKIKIDSRVFQTTSNRKLEFNIVTSVYHLEITPSDVGNYDRVVVQDLLKEVAQTQQVDQSAKQRFKVVVINEADQLSRDAQAALRRTMEKYSPNLRLILLANSTANIIAPIRSRTLLVRVAAPTHEEICSVLAMSAKKEGWGVVKGLHQRIAMESGRNLRRALLMYEAVHAQNEKVSEDTPIPPADWEALIGQIAKEIMDEHTPARILQVRAKFYDLLTHCIPPTTILKTLTFKLLNLIDDGLKGEVIQWSAFYEHRIKTGTKVIFHLEAFVAKFMRILEMYLMSMEM